A single genomic interval of Melanotaenia boesemani isolate fMelBoe1 chromosome 4, fMelBoe1.pri, whole genome shotgun sequence harbors:
- the LOC121638847 gene encoding uncharacterized protein LOC121638847 isoform X1, with protein MKGYLHSKGIHASEMRVAAALKAVQPPYHETRCQGLRNLNPMPYQAAYFGQKLHMDQNEKMAMYGVTYVVAIDGYSSKIVAYSIMPVKNNLVIYDEVYRNAVVTYGLWDQLRVDHGGEFYLSLYIQEKLSGYRFRQDREPCQQTASTRNHRIERVWPEVNNRVTYPLKAALVHLVDQELIDMDDSTVRYCVSNLTCQVARIGIQRFIDAWNSHTVSGRGIPNVLAEGGCQVKLSEQHLPGSAEAADLYLQERGANLTRESIFGTNPFQSLEDQQNAEQQFNIAYPDLGSLFNSAVNQQHRPFQEAVMELISVLRRQQV; from the exons ATGAAGGGATACCTCCATAGCAAAGGCATCCATGCCTCAGAAATGAGAGTTGCAGCTGCACTGAAGGCTGTTCAGCCTCCTTACCACGAGACTCGTTGCCAA GGCTTGAGGAATCTCAATCCCATGCCGTATCAAGCGGCATATTTTGGTCAAAAGCTTCACATGgaccaaaatgaaaagatggCCATGTATGGGGTGACATATGTGGTGGCCATAGATGGCTATAGCAGCAAGATTGTGGCCTACTCCATCATGCCTGTAAAAAACAATCTTGTTATATATGATGAAGTGTACAG GAATGCTGTTGTGACCTATGGCCTTTGGGATCAGCTGAGGGTGGATCACGGAGGAGAATTCTATCTCTCACTCTATATCCAGGAAAAACTGTCAGGGTACAGGTTTCGGCAAGACAGGGAACCATGCCAGCAGACAGCATCAACAAGG AACCACAGGATCGAACGTGTGTGGCCAGAGGTGAACAACAGGGTCACCTATCCACTGAAGGCAGCCCTGGTTCACCTGGTGGACCAAGAGCTTATTGATATGGACGACAGCACAGTCCGATACTGTGTGTCAAACCTGACCTGTCAGGTAGCCAGGATCGGAATCCAACGCTTTATTGATGCTTGGAATTCTCACACAGTTTCAG GAAGAGGGATTCCAAATGTCCTGGCTGAAGGTGGATGTCAGGTGAAGCTGTCAGAACAACATCTGCCAGGTTCAGCAGAGGCTGCTGATCTCTACCTGCAGGAGAGGGGGGCAAACCTGACCAGAGAGTCAATATTTGGCACCAATCCCTTTCAGTCTCTGGAAGACCAGCAAAATGCAGAACAGCAGTTCAACATTGCATACCCAGACTTGGGGAGTCTGTTTAACAGTGCCGTGAACCAACAGCATCGCCCCTTCCAGGAAGCTGTAATGGAGCTGATCTCTGTTTTGCGGAGACAACAAGTCTAG
- the LOC121638847 gene encoding uncharacterized protein LOC121638847 isoform X2, with protein sequence MKGYLHSKGIHASEMRVAAALKAVQPPYHETRCQGLRNLNPMPYQAAYFGQKLHMDQNEKMAMYGVTYVVAIDGYSSKIVAYSIMPVKNNLVIYDEVYRNAVVTYGLWDQLRVDHGGEFYLSLYIQEKLSGYRFRQDREPCQQTASTRNHRIERVWPEVNNRVTYPLKAALVHLVDQELIDMDDSTVRYCVSNLTCQVARIGIQRFIDAWNSHTVSEGFQMSWLKVDVR encoded by the exons ATGAAGGGATACCTCCATAGCAAAGGCATCCATGCCTCAGAAATGAGAGTTGCAGCTGCACTGAAGGCTGTTCAGCCTCCTTACCACGAGACTCGTTGCCAA GGCTTGAGGAATCTCAATCCCATGCCGTATCAAGCGGCATATTTTGGTCAAAAGCTTCACATGgaccaaaatgaaaagatggCCATGTATGGGGTGACATATGTGGTGGCCATAGATGGCTATAGCAGCAAGATTGTGGCCTACTCCATCATGCCTGTAAAAAACAATCTTGTTATATATGATGAAGTGTACAG GAATGCTGTTGTGACCTATGGCCTTTGGGATCAGCTGAGGGTGGATCACGGAGGAGAATTCTATCTCTCACTCTATATCCAGGAAAAACTGTCAGGGTACAGGTTTCGGCAAGACAGGGAACCATGCCAGCAGACAGCATCAACAAGG AACCACAGGATCGAACGTGTGTGGCCAGAGGTGAACAACAGGGTCACCTATCCACTGAAGGCAGCCCTGGTTCACCTGGTGGACCAAGAGCTTATTGATATGGACGACAGCACAGTCCGATACTGTGTGTCAAACCTGACCTGTCAGGTAGCCAGGATCGGAATCCAACGCTTTATTGATGCTTGGAATTCTCACACAGTTTCAG AGGGATTCCAAATGTCCTGGCTGAAGGTGGATGTCAGGTGA